One part of the Vicia villosa cultivar HV-30 ecotype Madison, WI linkage group LG6, Vvil1.0, whole genome shotgun sequence genome encodes these proteins:
- the LOC131613065 gene encoding probable F-box protein At2g36090: protein MVCTLNKNTTTTDAGGAATISAVPSDIIQTHILTCLDGPSLASAASTCSQLNILSSEEHLWIKICNSTWPSTNTPRVRNIISTFFNSSRSFFSDCSSTVTALASNRHRKNIDSTPEILSAVDLFYRKKIVLSRVVETETESGWFRCSPFRIDILDPKDTVETSMDYPREDEACEKLEEELSLSWIVIDTKGKRAVNVSSGKPVSVNRHWLTGDVQVRFATVLHGGEKGSAKEATVCSLLVTFGKEMQVREMCFQVEDMDGNQLNGRDSLGILQRALEGGRKRLRNGKEGKERYVEFVKKKMERKDRKLRRERRLDILCVTVAALSVAAFSTLFLS, encoded by the coding sequence ATGGTTTGCACTCTCAACAAAAATACTACAACAACCGATGCTGGTGGCGCCGCCACAATCTCCGCCGTACCTTCCGATATCATTCAAACACACATCCTCACGTGCCTCGACGGTCCCTCTCTCGCTTCCGCAGCCAGCACGTGCTCCCAGCTTAATATCCTCTCATCAGAAGAGCATTTATGGATTAAAATTTGCAATTCCACGTGGCCTTCCACCAATACGCCACGTGTCCGAAATATAATCTCCACTTTCTTTAACAGCTCTCGCTCTTTCTTCTCCGATTGTTCCTCAACGGTAACCGCTCTCGCCTCCAACCGCCACCGCAAGAATATTGATAGCACGCCGGAAATTCTTTCCGCCGTTGACTTATTCTACCGGAAAAAGATTGTTTTATCGAGAGTGGTGGAGACTGAAACTGAATCTGGTTGGTTTCGGTGTTCGCCGTTTCGGATTGATATTCTCGATCCTAAGGATACGGTTGAGACGAGTATGGATTATCCGAGAGAGGATGAAGCGTGTGAGAAACTAGAAGAGGAATTGAGTTTGAGTTGGATAGTGATTGATACGAAGGGAAAGCGTGCGGTGAACGTGTCGAGTGGGAAGCCGGTGTCGGTGAACCGTCACTGGCTAACGGGCGACGTGCAAGTGAGATTTGCGACGGTGTTACACGGCGGAGAGAAGGGGTCGGCGAAGGAAGCGACGGTGTGTAGTTTATTGGTGACGTTTGGAAAGGAAATGCAGGTGAGGGAAATGTGTTTTCAGGTAGAGGATATGGATGGGAATCAGTTGAATGGGAGGGATAGTTTGGGGATTTTGCAAAGGGCGTTGGAAGGTGGAAGGAAAAGATTGAGGAACGGAAAGGAAGGAAAGGAAAGGTATGTGGAATTTGTGAAGAAGAAAATGGAAAGGAAAGATAGGAAATTGAGAAGAGAGAGAAGGTTGGATATTCTTTGTGTTACAGTAGCTGCTTTGTCTGTTGCGGCTTTTTCCACTCTCTTTCTCTCTTGA